In Oreochromis niloticus isolate F11D_XX linkage group LG22, O_niloticus_UMD_NMBU, whole genome shotgun sequence, the sequence TAGCGAATACTGCAAGACTTGCGTTCAAAAGATGCGAAACATTTACTCGGTGAGAGTTACCAGTTGAGTTATGTGTGTTATTTCAGGTGTGGGAGGGTTGCTGGCTACTGTCAGCCTGGCTTATTCAGGACCATGCTCCAAAGCTGGAGAAGCTTTCTTTTGTCTGTCATTACAGTCTCCAAGGCAGGCCCTAGTCCATGTGAAAAGAGATGATTTCGAGGTGTTTTGCTGtatgtaattttaaatgaattactACTCTCTTTTGGAGAAATCTAAAAGATCATGTAGCATTTGACCACTAGGTGAAGCTGCAATGGACACAAAAGGGTTTTGTCTAATAACCGCTGATATATTTACCACAAATGAATTATTAGAGTCTGGGAAACACTTGACCTAAGAAGCCCTAAGGTGATTTGATTTTACTGAaaggttttgattttttttcacagtcAATTATTTTTCTGAACCTTTACCAAAACTGTCACAGGTAATCTTCAGACCAAGTTGCTGGTTTTAGCTTTTTAAACCTGTTTTATTAAGGGAAATCGAAATGGGATGGAAAGGTGTTAAACGGGAACTTTAAGGTCACATCTCGTCAACCATTTTTTGTACTTACACTTTAGACTGTAAAGAAAAGATGGACATAATTTTAAATGGTGCATGGTTTCCTTATGTCTGATAAGATATTTCTGATAAGTTTATAGTCTAAATCTCTAGTTTTACATTATATTTAACACAATATTACATAGATATTATAAATTATGGTCCCTattagaataaaaaagaaaagtaaagtaGGGTATTTTTCAAGGTGGGTCTACTTTATGATTGATTAGCTACTCCTGTATGAGTGCAGAGCTTTGATTTAGCACTCAAATCCTCACTTTTCagttaaaaaatgaaacaacacaaaaaatatcAGCCCAAATGCTCAGCTCGAGACTTTACCACTGGAGTCCACAAagttcatcttttatatacatgcAATATATGATTGACACCAAACTTTATGTAAGGAGTTGAACCCTTCTCTGAAGTAACAAAGTGTAATTTGTACATGCATGAAACagaaaatttgtatttttcctGGACCTGCTTAAAGCTACACTTGACATAATCAGATCACGTTGCCTTAGCGACTGTACCCTGCTGAACTGCTTGGCCCCCTCATCGCTGCTTGAAACTACACATTTATAGAATTGAGTtggatgaatgaataaagtaCTAATGGTTTTGCCTCAGACGCCTATCACATAACTATTCCATTCAACTTACAAATTAACtgttacaaaaaaatgttcacgtttAAGGAAAGAAATCTTTAGAAGCTTCAGTGGAACTAGCCAAACTCTGATTGTGAATACTATGATTAACCCTTTCCACTCACCTTAACAAagtggaaacaaagaaaaagactaATTGAATATAAGATTCTTTCATTAATGCTTCCATTAATgtgcaatttaaaaactgcaggggTAGATTGGCTGCTAAGCAAGGCTTTTAGCAACATATTTGCAAACCTGTTTATCAGGTGTTATCTTTTTCTTCCAGTATTATAAGCTTTGATACCAATTTGTTGCACTTCTTAATAATGAAGCATCAAAACAGGTAGAACAAGAAAGTCATTAATTAGTTTTCTCACCTACTAGCCTTAAGTAGCCAGTGTGCAGTTACTGCAGTTTGGTTTTTATCATGTTTATGTAATGAAATAAAGATGCTTTAAAGTTATATAATAGTCTTAACTCCAGTTTGGCCAAACTGTTGATGGTCAGAGTAGTATGGAGTTTGTGGGGGATCTGTATGCTAGCTATCCCTAAAGTTTATCACCTTTGTAAAATTATCCATGCATGTGTCAAAGGCCTGTGAGATGGATCATAGTCATAAAGTGCGGGACCAAACCGGGCCACTCCTAATCTGTTCTGACATCAAACCAAAGTCTGGTGTTTTCATAAGAGTAACGTTAAACTGAAACATACCCATCTATTGCTTTTGGTGTGCCAACATGTCAGATCAGGTTAAAATCTGGACAGATTTAAGTGACAGTGAGGCCATGGCGTGATCCCACACCGCCTGAACTCTCCAGTGTCATGTTCCCGTGCTAGGACGAGTTTATGCACGTTTTGAGCCGGGCTGTGATGGTACTCATAAAAATTCATAGggtcaaagagaaaaaaacatgaaatgtgGCCAGATACTGTATCTGGTATTTCTATGTGTAGCGGAGGGAAATATTTCCACATTAGGTGGTCCCTTCAGTAACATTTATGAAATTTTGGGTCAACCTGTCAAGTTAAACTCCTTACTGTTGTAATTATCAGAGATCGGTTGgctgatgtttatttttttaaataatttttgtgGCCTCAGTTTCATAAAGTATAGCAAAATCTGCACTAATAGATCAGCATCAAGACATTGTATGACACACATCCACAATGAGGTAGCTAAAAGACAAGTTATTGAAAGGAAAGCATGGATTTAAATGTGATTTCTCATATTTGTCCATTAAAAATAAAGCTACAGCAAGTTGTTTAGTTTCTTCGTTTAAGTCTGTAAACAATAAACAGCAGGAAAACATAATTAGCAATTTTACTGGACGTATAGTGCCAGATTATTTTTGGCTGGAGTCTCTTCTGGTTGCCAAACAACTGCTGAGAGCCAAGAAATAGTCCAAGACACATTCCACTCCTGAAACAGCAAATGCTGAGTTTAAACTATGTTCTTTTGAAAAGTTGTTAAGATATAACATGCTTATTAGTGAGCTTTGCAGGTGCTTGGATTGGATTTTATGATAAAATCATAGGATCTGTTGCCGCTGTTTCCAGTTTTTGCACCAAGATAAGCAAACCTGCTGCTTGGTATGAGAGTTGCTTAAATATTGTAATCTAATTCTCTCCCAGTAACAACATAAGCCTATTTCCATAAATATTTAACTTTTGGTTTAACAcaacaatatttttatttttatttttttttagtcctCGGTGTGAAGACAGCACAGATCCAAAAGTCGAGGGGAATTCTGTTTTCCAGCTGACTCGGCCCTATTCTTATCCTATTCTTTCAATGCTATTTACCGTCTTCTAACACAATGCGTTATTACGACCTTGCAGTAGAAGTGAATCCATGAAGAAGATCTCGCttattcttgtctttttttatgtACAGATACATATAGATGCTTAatcgtttttattttcattacacGTCATGTTAGTGATTATAaggtgccttgaggcaactgttgttgtgatttggagctacaTAAATTGATCCACAGTAGAAATTCCGAGTTTCTTCAGATCTCATAGAGAATGGGAAAACCATTCGGGACAACTGGGGATCACTTTGATGAAGATGAATGGAGCTGAAAAAGTAGCTCGTGGTCAGTCCATACTGCTTAATTGAGGCAGTTAGGGTAGAATAGACTTAAAAGCCCAAGTCCTCCTTGACACTGATGACTGTCCTATAAGGGACCCTCAGTAGGGCCCTCAGGTCTTTTGATAGGGCACTCGCCAGCGTCCTTTGGGGTTGTTTCACCCCCCACAAAAAACAGGCAGCCCTTTGTCACTGAGAGGAGGGGGGTCTGGAGGGTTGCTCCTCATTATTATTTTCTAAAGTAATTATACCTTATTATCTGTGTTTACTTTAGCGGGGGTGCGAGCATGCAGGTGTGGGCCATTCTGCAATGGGTTGGCATTCTCAGTGGCGAGCGCACCCccaagtgtctttttttttgtgtatttttttaacacacACCCCGCCATCTTTACTTGgaggttttttggggttttagTAGTAGTTTTGTAGCCCCACTGCTAATTTCAGCCCAACAAAAGAAACATGCAATTAGGGCTATTATAGTAGCAGCTGCATGCTTCCTAGCTGTGCAGCGACAGCTTCGTCTTCACCCCGGCTGGTTAGTGAAGGGAGCGAAGAGAGGAGTGCAGGCCCTGTAGcagtgggagagagagagagagctggaaTGGTCACAGTAGCCTCCGGTGTCTGCAGAAAAGCGAGGAAAATATATCCTGGGAGGCTGGTGTGTTTCTTCAGTGTAGACACAGCGGGGACTCTCGCCCACAGGCTTGTGGGCCTTGAGAACAATGGATCTGCCATCTCCCAACATGAAGCGTTATGAAATAGTCCTCACCACAGTTCCATTGGCTGCTCTCTTGCATGTGGTCTCAGAACTGCGTGGGCTGAGGGAAAACAATTTGCAGATAAGGGGGGGGGGAAAGCTTTACGAAGAATCTAGGCATTGGAAAAGACTGTTCGCAAAATTATGTTCGCAGAATTTCTTGCATTCGGTTGTTGGTTTGAATCTCTTTAAAGTATTAGCCTAGTCCTTACGAGGATATCTATATGAAGAAGCAAAGACAGCAATGGTCTTTTACAGTTCAGAAGATTTCAAATGCAATCCTTTCAAGCAGATTGTTATTCACTTCTACCCCACATCAGTCAATATCAGCCACAGTGTCAAGGTGAATCATGTGGGTCACacaggaacaacaacaacaacaacaacaaaaaatgctcGCACAAATTAAAGTCGCGATTAAAAAGGCTCAAAGAGGAACCAGAACACAGATGCTGAAAAGCCTGATGATCTGTGTGAGGTTGAATATCGAGGGCCCACGGAGGCCCTCTCACAGCGCCAAACACAAGGGACCAATCTTACGCTCTCAGCACAAACAAAATGGTCACAAGTCCTCCTCTGTTGCTGTCACTTAACGATTCTCTCACTTCACTGACTTCCCAGTCCTTAGAATAATCATGTGGCCCAGGGCCCTTATGGGCATAAACAGATTGGGGCATCCCGCATGTTTGAGTCCAAGCTCCCTGAGTTCACTTATAGAACATGATACCTTGCTTTATTTCCTGCAGAGGGTGctagaaaaataataatcttcACAATACTTTAGAATACTTACTTCAGTAATAAGTCTTGTACTGttaataaacaattaaataataattactgATGTTTACTGACTGACTTCCACTTATTTGGTAAACAGACCTGGGAACAATATCCGGAAGGCTGATTTATGGTTGTAACTGATGTTTGTGAGAGATTGCTTCATTTATAGAGTGTATAATGAGGCAGTAGTGGGATAAATAAAGAGCACCTTTGTGTAGCTCTGAGATGCAAGGAGCTTCGTTAAAACAGCAGCATACGGTGTCAGGAATGATAATGAGCTCACTGATCAATAATGACACCTCCTCAACAAAACGACAATTCTTTCGTTTGAAAATTACTCGCAAATGTATAACACTGTGTATTAAAAACGTATATGTTTCTGACACAATACATAATTTAAGTATGTTTTATATTACCCAACCTAATGACATAATTATTACCAATTATAAGGATTTATTAGTGATGGTTGAACTGATCAGTACCATAAATAATCAGCGCCATTCCAGTTTTAATATTAAAAGTCTGTAAGCATTTAAATTTGTGTGTAAGTATCTGTTATTTAGATATAAGATTTATAATCTTATATCTTATATCTATAAGATTTATAATGTAGCTATTTACTCCATACTTGAGTGGTATTAGATAAAAGAATAACAACGTCCAGATCTGTTTAGGtgaaatttaaagttttaattaatgataatcttaagtatgaaaaaaaatctatcaatCCAATAGACATTTGCTATCTTAAAGGTGGTGGAAGGTGGAGATGGGGACGTCATCGTGAAAGAGAAAATTTGTTTTCAATTTTCTTCTGTAAAAAAAGTGTCATCATCAGAAATAGCGTGTTCCATGTTTTTTACATAACTGTCCCCCAAACCATGAAACTGATGAGATTCACAAATCTGTGACTTCAGTCCCAGAGGGGCTCTGTCCATTACCTGCAGGTCatgtgatcttttttttttctttcttttttggagGGGCGGAGGATTCTTGGAGACTTCTTTTCGAATCAAACATATCTCATTACTCAAACCATATTTGCTTAGACTGACCAGCACTGGAAAAAATGGTAGCGGTTAGAAGCActtgtatttaattttacttaCACTGCAATCATtgatttcaaatatttttctttctggaGGACTCGGAAAGGTCTTTAGATCTTGGCACCGCACgtttttttattgtaaagaaAATATCTCTGgttcaaaaaatacaaaaaaaaaactgcagtgagAAGTCCTTTAGTCCTTAATCTGGAAACTGTAATTCTAGTTTTATGAATCTGAAAGTGTGATAAATTAAGcagtttactttttcttttttgggcgTGTGACCTTTATTTGACTTGTTTGATCATGTTTTCCTAATAGGCGCTGCTTCAAATCAAACCGAATAATTGCTTCAAAAAAGCCAACAATTTCCATGGAATGCAATTTCTTTTCCGCAGAcgtgaaaaatatttttctaatgTGTCCTGTTTTTATCATTCATCCAGGCTCAGAGATAATTTGTGTGTCATTACACATATTTAAGATCTTTAAGAGTATGTGAACGTCATGTGACCCTCCCCTTATAAATTGCTCAactttttgaggttgttgtgtatattaaaaggaaaaaatagcCACTACACTGATCCAATAAATATATGTTAAGGGAATAACGTTACACAAAATGCAAATACACCAAAGTACAGaaaaaatgtatgtaaataCAGTGCTTGtgtaaatgttttcaagttACTTTCCACTCATGGAGGAGGATGGATATTGTTTTCAGGATGAAAGCGGCTCTTGCAGCCTCGGTCTTACTGGCATCCATTTCACCTCATTAGGACCCTGGGACCGACAGTCGACAAAACACTGAGAGAAATCATTTTGCCGGGGGAGTGTGGCAGGGATAAATTGGCCTCTGGTTCAGTACAAGAGTCCCCGCTGTGCCAAGCGGAAGAGAAGGGCCTGGCTGGCAGTAGGGGCAGGCCCAGGCAAGGCAAGCTGGGAGGCCCCATGCTGAGACCCCCTCCCTGTCTCTGACAAACACGGCAGTGGATAATCTCTCCTTCAGGGACTCGGCCCAGCACTGTGGGGCTGAGAGGGAAGGGGGCTGTTATACAGCACAGTGCAAAGGAACTGCCTCGGTGTATGTGTGTAGCATGCACCACAAGCGCACTTACACTTGTTTGCATTGTGTGCACTTCCACCGCGCACAGCCTATGCAGCTCTATTTTTTTCCTTGTGCACACTTTGTTCGCTCTTCCTCTATCGTGCAGACATCGCTTTGACAGTTTCAATAAACAGAGCctttcataaaataaaaaaagtacagtTGAAGCAAAATGATCCCGAATATCCGTTGAGTACTTGAACCTGAGTGAGATCATGCAAAATTCATGCAGTCCAAAATAAATGCACAAAGTGTCAGAGGGCAATAACAAGCTGCCCATTACAGGTAGATTGTGTTGACTTGGCAGGTGTGCTTCTGAGGAGATCAACAGTTCTTACAAAGACTGTAATTTGTAGTTATTTTAGCCAAACCCTGAGTCATCTTCCATACCAACTAGAAAAATGGATTTTAGTGCATGTACCAAATAAGAGCTGCCCAAGGACAAGCTGAAACCAAAGAACCCCGGCTGAATGTTTGCTCAAGCATCGCTGTTGGCCACTGGCTTTTCTTCCTCGATTAAAGGGACTGCAGTTATTACAGCCTATTGAATTTCAGCAATATTTTAATGATTACTCAAATAAAACCAACTGGTTTCTTCAGGCTGGGTGGCTAGGACGAGTCTACAGATTGCattacacacaaatataaaattAACACAAATGTAATGCAGAAATTATCTTTAACCGTCACCTAAACATTTGTAACATAaacattaaagaaagaaaaacactcaaAGGAACACTTTCTTCCAAACACTTTACTTCCACCAACATCAATTATAAAAAATGGCAACAAATTAACATCTTCTGAGCTCTTCTTGCAGTGTGTGGTCAGCCAGTAATTTTGAATTATAAATGTCCATATCCAATGTCTCCGAATACTGAAAGGCCTTGTCAGCCACTATGATGTCTCCATCTTGTAACCATGTTTTTCAAGCTCCGCTCTGcagggaggaaaagaaaaatagaaagatCAAGTCAGCAGAGATGATTACAGGTGGGTGGTTGAGGCATAAGTACCCTCTGCTATTGATTGTAAGAACCATTAGgagatgagaagaaaaaaaaaaaaaaaaatataaatactgcATAATGCATGCAGCTATGGATTTGATGATTACATATATAGACATATAGCAGCTGTGGCCTTTAACAATAATGATATCTTTAAGAAACAACTTAATAGTATGGCTATCGTAATTGGCCTAAATAAAACAATAGCATATAACTGTCTAAAGGGTactcaaataaaaacaaagcagccATTTATCTATCAGCGGATACTGATTGCTCATAGATTTGCCAACTCCATTACATTTCTGCTAAACTCAACATACTTAAAGGTACTTTTGCACGTTACAAATGTTGTTCGTCCTTTGTGTTTTAGAGGCGTTTATATTTTTCTACGCATGTGAAATATAAAAGAGCCCTGCTGTCTTAAAAGATAATCCAAGCTACTGAAATAAGTATAAGGGCTACAAAACTGGTACAAATCTCACCAGGCAAGTTCATTATTGGTTACTGCATCTTCCATGCTGCATTTATATCAACGACTGAATTGCATGCACGGCTCCTAAAAGGCATTCTGGTGGTGTGCAAAGGCAATATCTTATATCAGGGACAATTACTCACTACATGCTACATATGGACAGCATATAAATAAAAACGTTAATTGTTTGATAGGAGTTTCCCCATCAGGCTCTTCATGACCAATTACATTACATATGTGGTATGTCTAATTCATATGATGAGGATTCACAGTTACATTCATAAACAAATATAGTATTAGCAGTCATACGTGTAGCTAAGTAATGATGTTGCCTATGCTGATACTTTTAGTTTcaaaagggggaaaaaggaaaGTGTTAAGTCGTTCAGTAAGTGGAAACCAGGCTAAAGTCTAAAAACttaattttttaacttttgtttcCTAAAATTTCACACCTTTCAGATTATTGTGCcaaaaatattctttttttttttttctctgtttattttctgtggATTTTGAACTTGAAGATGTTAAACTGTGGCCATTGTTTAAAATGCCTGTGGTTTAGAAACAATGCTAATAGATAAACAGTGACTTGGAGCATGTTCGTAAACGATTAAACATCTGACAGAAACTCCACTAGGTTTACAAGTAACCGCTCATCGATCACAACGCGTGTAATGTTATTCCGACAGGCACCACAGAAAAGTTTCCAGCACCACCAGGGGGGCAAATTTCACCAGCTGTCTGAATCTCTGATTTTTCTCGACAGCCAAGAGATTTATTGGACAAGGTTTTGGGCCAAAATAGTGCACTGTTTATTTGTAGTTTATGCATCAGAAATTGCTCAATGATCTACATTTTTCTGACACAGTTTTGAGAAATATTTGCAGAAAGACAAGTTAAGATAACAAACACGGGAAATATTAGCAAGTCCTATTGTTTTTGATCAGATATTGCTTGGCTATTTGCACACAGCCGGCTTTCCAAACATGTGAGACTGATATAAACCAGGTGTTTAACATAAAGGTGTGGTTTGAAATTAACTAGCTTTTTTGTGGTGGACTCTTAATTTATGCAAGCATTTGAAGCAAAATCAAAAAAAGGTGCACAACAGCAGTTACAAAAATGTACCCCTGCTTTTAGAGCAACAGAAATTCAACTGTTAACACGTCAATGACCTACAAACGCAGAGCAGATGACTGAATTCTTAAATATGAAACATCTGTGGATCAAATGGGGGTTTTTTCcgcttaaaataaataaaaacactgtcCCACATGTGCTAAAACAGAAAgatgattttcattttaaaatggagAGTATTTCTGTTGCTTGACCTAAACTCGATCAAATAAATGTAAGCATAAGGACGGAGATATAGTATGACATTAAGGCAAGAAAGTTAGTAGACAGCAAGGACTTCATAAACTGTCACAGAAAGTCAAAGAATTATGCAAAAACGATCAATTCTGATTATGCAAACGTCTTGGTTTGTCATCAAACAGTTTTTGTTCTCTTTTAAGTGatttgtgagattaaaaaaatgaaaaaaacaaaaagattttatttaatgaacaatttctgactgatcagattaCCTCAGCTGATTTGAGAAATCATCTTCTACGTTGTCATCGTCCCAGTTATCTTCCCAAACATGAGCGTCTTCGTCTTCATCCAGCCCTGTCCAGTCTGGGAAACATTATTACAGCTGTAAGCTTGCAATAAAACCTTAATATAAAAGTATCTGCTCACCAGTTCTGAACACTTTAGCTTGTTGGTTTAGCTACATTAGGTGGTGTACGACAGTTACTTCAAGTATACGTAACATAAAAAGAGCTAAGCGCAGTCATTAAGTAAGTTTTAGTGGTGAATTAAACTACTGGGAGCTCGGTGAAGTGGTGTGTTTGGTTAAATCGGAACAATTGTGGCGTTTTTCTTCCAGCTAGCTCGCTAGCTAATGCTAAAGCTAATAGGCTAGGCTAGCTGAGTCACTGCAGCAGGACACAGCAAAGAAAAACGTAGCGGACTCCAACAGATAATGAAGAAGGAAACAAGACCAACAACGCCTCAGATAACATGTGAAGTACTCACCCTCAGCTGGGAATTCTTCAAACTCATCATCTTCCTCCAGCAAGCCCAGATCTACGGTCTGCTTCTTGTCTGACATGTTAGCTCCGTCGGTGTGTTGCTGTTTGTTAATGAAGCCTCTTCACGCAGGAATTGTGGGAAGTTAAAGTTGATCGAGCCGGTTGCGGCTGCGCGAAGTGCACGCATAGACGGCATGATGACTGCACAGGGGAGCGCAGGAGGAACTGTGAGCCACAGCAAAGCGAGCTAAGGCAGGTTTACTCAAGAAACACTCAGTGTAATTAAATTTAATGTGATttacaaacgcacacacaggcaGTTAAGAACCAATTCTCTGCCCTCAAATAGAAAGCAAAGACCagtgcagaaacacacacagaaacaggtaGATATATCTGATGACATTTTTCTAACAGGTTTAATTAAAGTAGTGAGTCTAACCTGTTTAAGATAAATAAACGAAGTATTTTAAGGAAAATCCTTAATTTCAAGTTTGAacgctttttgttttgtcttgttatcACACTGAGagcaaatatatttttcaaattAGATTTTTACCATTACAAGTATCCAGTATTACAGGTACAACTTCATCAGTTCTATTAACATGTTTgctgtgcagaaaaaaatgtccaaaataAGTTTTGGTGTAAAGAATATTTATTTCACATTGTTTAACATTTCAGTCACAGTGACACTTTATTCCCTGCAAAGTGGTTCATGTGTTGGGGAATATTGCTTCTGTATTTAGGAtgctcatccatccattcgttTCCCTCCTCCTATCAGTGTACTGGCTCTACTTCTGAGTATTgttattatgttttttattattattattaatggcctgttatttttttcagacAGTACATTTTACTTAAAGGTGTGAGGAGCCTGTCCTCTGCACATGTCTCCTGGCTTGTAAGGTGTGTCTTATTATGTCTCTTGTATTACCGCTTTCTTTACTCTTTaaaattcatttattattaatttatttattataagcCAGTGTACTCCTAGAACTCGACCCAAACCCTAATGAATGGAATGAGCTGTGTGAAGATGGGTATccaacaaaaaatgttttcgAAAAACACCAAGGATGAGATTTGCCTTGGGAATGAGCAgcatggacaggattagaaatgagtacatcagaagGAGACatatgcagaggagggatagtggatatactggacaaagggtGTTGAATATAGCTGCCAGACAGGACGAAAACCCCAGAGATGATTCATGGACGTGGTGAAGGAAGAGATACAGAGGGTTGgtgagacagaggaggatgtcAGGGATAGAGATGGAGCCGGGTGATCCACTGTGGCAACCCTAAAAGGAGCAGCTGGAATAAGAATAAGAAGTTTTGGTATGCTGTTTATGTTTCAGCATATTTCACAATATGCTCGAGGTAACTCTGAAATGGCTTCACATAGTTTGCAGCACATGCAACAGAGTAGCATCATCAAAGGCTGCAAAGTTATTACCCCTCATTTTTTCAGCATAACTCTTAACATTTGCTTTATATCTGTATTTTCCATCTCCCTAAACATCAGCGATACCATCAGTCccaaaaatcaaatatttgagaaatctttttttttcctctttcttgaATTCCTCCCTGCATGCTTCCCTCTCTCCCAGAAACACATTTTGCTTCCACGCCACCACAAAAAGCCCTCTTTCCTCAAAACATATGCACTCAAGTCACTCAAATTTTGTCAAAGATTTTTCATTTGGGAACAAATGCACATTGTAACCCATGCGGCCCGCTCAAATAATGATGCAGCAGCCACAGCTTAGGATGTATTTTAGATAAATGAGAGCGCACATTTACCACAAAACCACTTGTACCACAATGAAAATTGCTCTCCAGCTG encodes:
- the sem1 gene encoding 26S proteasome complex subunit SEM1; its protein translation is MSDKKQTVDLGLLEEDDEFEEFPAEDWTGLDEDEDAHVWEDNWDDDNVEDDFSNQLRAELEKHGYKMETS